In the genome of Halapricum salinum, one region contains:
- a CDS encoding efflux RND transporter permease subunit — protein sequence MNPLERFSELVTGHSRLVIVAMLVLTVVVASGASAIPAAPPQDASEFIDDSEELAAIEYVQDAYSSDEGVSTIQLFARDHESGSALSKAALLDGLYFQQALYADATVTAPLVTDRTPIVGVENVVATAAMGRTEPTLHAQVAGVTLDEQIAQLAGMTDAEVASVVASVLTGAPDAPAAGATLRLLPVDFEPGDATAEARATLVSRDVSGTELGEDFSPAVFDSERAIADLAAEQASTEYFLATFTTLLEEDAVAMSDSLTLVIPLALGLIVVALVVAYRKLADIALALLGTVLVLVWLFGLMGWFGIPGYDIITLGVPVLLIGISVDYAIHTFMRHREERSRGEASRLAMRRSLVGVGAALLWVTLTAGLGFLSNLTSDLAEIRAFGVATTLGLAAALLVFTTLVPALKIEIDGLLARLGRDRPRQAFGAGGGRFSGVLGTGATAARRAPVVVLALALVVSAGAAYGAVQLDASADQEFLADDPPGWMDALPEPFKPGDYTAKEKLTYVETNFRQSDATAGYVLLRGSITDDRALERMAAADAGADRDVFIATAEGSTLVSPLSAMQRVAGADPDFATALAAADTDGNGVPDRDVGALYDALFAAAPELAGTVLERTVDGEYVSALVIADPVPTAGDDAVSAALRGLAADLETGDGAITAVPTGDAVILSMTLGSLIENVIVTLLVTLVAVNVLLIVGYRLTEGSASLGFVTLLPVTFGVAWFFGTLWVLGEELTLLTSVIASLTVGLGVDYSIHFSERYKQELDRQSGVWPALFATMAGTGGALFGGFVTTVAAFATLGLATMPQLAQFGLLVALALVYAFLSTVLVLPSLLVVWTRVFGPGDVDFEQSPRTGLDTTTTGGDD from the coding sequence GTGAACCCCCTCGAACGGTTCTCGGAGCTGGTCACCGGTCACTCGCGGCTGGTGATCGTCGCGATGCTCGTCCTGACCGTCGTCGTCGCCAGCGGCGCGTCGGCTATTCCAGCGGCCCCACCGCAGGACGCTTCGGAGTTTATCGACGACTCCGAAGAGCTGGCCGCGATCGAGTACGTCCAGGACGCCTACAGTAGCGACGAGGGCGTCTCGACCATCCAGCTGTTCGCCCGCGATCACGAGTCGGGCTCGGCGCTGAGCAAGGCCGCGTTGCTGGACGGGCTGTACTTCCAGCAGGCGCTGTACGCAGACGCGACCGTGACGGCCCCGCTGGTGACCGACCGGACGCCCATCGTCGGCGTCGAGAACGTCGTCGCAACTGCCGCCATGGGCAGGACGGAGCCGACGCTGCACGCCCAGGTCGCCGGCGTCACGCTGGACGAACAGATCGCGCAGTTAGCGGGAATGACCGACGCCGAAGTCGCCTCGGTCGTCGCGAGCGTGCTGACCGGCGCTCCCGACGCGCCGGCCGCCGGAGCGACGCTCCGGCTCCTCCCCGTCGACTTCGAGCCCGGCGACGCGACGGCCGAGGCGCGGGCGACGCTCGTCTCGCGTGACGTCAGCGGGACGGAACTCGGCGAGGACTTCTCGCCCGCAGTCTTCGACAGTGAGCGAGCAATCGCCGACCTCGCCGCCGAGCAGGCCAGCACGGAGTACTTCCTCGCGACCTTCACGACGTTGCTCGAGGAGGACGCCGTCGCCATGTCCGACAGCCTGACGCTGGTCATTCCCCTGGCGCTGGGATTGATCGTCGTCGCGCTGGTCGTCGCCTACCGCAAACTGGCCGACATCGCGCTGGCGCTGCTTGGAACCGTACTGGTGCTGGTCTGGCTGTTCGGCCTGATGGGCTGGTTCGGGATTCCGGGCTACGACATCATCACGCTCGGCGTTCCCGTGCTGCTGATCGGGATCTCCGTCGACTACGCCATCCACACCTTCATGCGCCACCGCGAGGAGCGCAGCCGCGGGGAGGCCAGCCGGCTCGCGATGCGGCGCTCGCTGGTCGGGGTCGGGGCCGCCCTGCTGTGGGTCACCTTGACCGCCGGGCTGGGCTTTCTCTCGAATCTCACCAGCGACCTCGCGGAGATCCGGGCGTTCGGTGTCGCGACCACGCTCGGGCTCGCGGCCGCGTTGCTCGTGTTCACGACGCTCGTTCCCGCGCTGAAGATCGAGATCGACGGGCTACTCGCCCGGCTTGGCCGCGACAGACCCAGGCAGGCGTTCGGGGCCGGCGGCGGCCGGTTCAGCGGCGTGCTCGGGACCGGCGCGACCGCCGCCCGGCGCGCGCCCGTGGTCGTCCTCGCGCTCGCGCTCGTGGTCTCGGCTGGTGCGGCCTACGGGGCCGTCCAGCTCGATGCCAGCGCCGACCAGGAGTTCCTGGCCGACGACCCGCCGGGCTGGATGGACGCGCTCCCGGAGCCGTTCAAACCCGGCGACTACACGGCCAAGGAGAAGCTGACCTACGTCGAGACGAACTTCCGCCAGAGCGACGCGACCGCCGGATACGTGCTCCTGCGCGGGTCGATCACCGACGACCGCGCGCTCGAACGGATGGCTGCGGCCGACGCCGGCGCGGACCGCGACGTGTTCATCGCCACGGCCGAGGGTTCGACGCTCGTCTCGCCGCTGTCGGCCATGCAACGGGTCGCCGGGGCCGATCCCGACTTCGCCACCGCCCTCGCCGCGGCCGACACCGACGGCAACGGCGTCCCCGACCGTGACGTCGGCGCGCTGTACGACGCGCTGTTCGCCGCCGCGCCCGAACTGGCAGGAACCGTCCTCGAACGCACAGTCGATGGGGAGTACGTCTCGGCGCTGGTGATCGCCGATCCAGTCCCGACCGCTGGCGACGACGCCGTCTCGGCCGCACTCCGCGGGCTCGCGGCCGACCTCGAAACCGGCGACGGAGCTATTACGGCCGTTCCGACCGGCGACGCCGTCATCCTCTCGATGACGCTCGGGTCGCTGATCGAGAACGTCATCGTCACGCTGCTGGTGACGCTCGTGGCCGTCAACGTCCTCCTGATCGTCGGCTACCGTCTCACCGAGGGCAGTGCGAGTCTGGGATTCGTGACGCTGCTCCCGGTGACGTTCGGCGTCGCGTGGTTCTTCGGCACGCTCTGGGTGCTCGGCGAAGAGCTGACCCTGTTGACCAGTGTGATCGCCTCGCTGACGGTCGGGCTCGGCGTCGACTACAGCATCCACTTCAGCGAGCGCTACAAACAGGAGTTGGACCGCCAGTCCGGCGTCTGGCCGGCGCTGTTCGCCACGATGGCCGGGACCGGCGGCGCGCTGTTCGGTGGATTCGTCACCACGGTCGCGGCGTTCGCGACGCTGGGGCTCGCGACGATGCCACAGCTCGCGCAGTTCGGCCTGCTGGTCGCGCTCGCGCTGGTGTACGCCTTCCTGAGCACGGTACTGGTGCTCCCGAGCCTGCTGGTCGTCTGGACCAGGGTCTTCGGACCGGGCGACGTTGACTTCGAGCAGTCGCCCCGGACCGGCCTCGATACGACGACTACCGGTGGAGACGACTGA
- a CDS encoding glycosyltransferase family 2 protein, translating into MDSVTVVVPAYEEAGRIGRVVSELVDQYRVLVVDDGSTDETAAEARAAGATVVEQPTNEGYIPALKRGFRAAETPIVVTYDADGEHRPGDVARLAGAIESHDLDLVLGARSTIPRPSERLLNRLTQTEVDVTDSGTGFRAIRRDLAVDLELDTVCTCGTLVLEAAGKGARIGEVPIETRDIEKPRGIAWGHARQLWHVMGHLWRAR; encoded by the coding sequence ATGGACAGTGTCACGGTCGTCGTGCCGGCGTACGAGGAGGCGGGCCGTATCGGCCGTGTAGTCAGCGAATTAGTCGATCAGTATCGCGTTCTGGTCGTCGACGACGGCTCGACAGACGAGACGGCGGCCGAGGCCCGCGCGGCCGGGGCGACGGTCGTCGAACAGCCGACGAACGAGGGATACATCCCGGCCCTGAAGCGTGGATTTCGAGCCGCCGAGACACCGATCGTCGTGACGTACGACGCCGACGGTGAGCACCGCCCCGGCGACGTTGCACGGCTCGCCGGGGCGATCGAGTCACACGACCTGGATCTGGTGCTCGGCGCGCGCTCGACGATCCCCCGGCCATCGGAACGGCTGCTCAATCGACTGACACAGACGGAGGTCGACGTCACTGACTCCGGGACGGGCTTTCGAGCGATCCGACGGGACCTCGCGGTCGACCTCGAACTGGACACGGTCTGTACCTGCGGGACGCTCGTGCTCGAAGCCGCTGGGAAGGGCGCCCGGATCGGAGAGGTTCCGATCGAAACTCGCGACATCGAGAAGCCTCGGGGAATCGCCTGGGGCCACGCTCGACAGCTGTGGCACGTGATGGGACACCTGTGG
- a CDS encoding FAD-dependent oxidoreductase, producing MTETFLIVGGDAAGMSAASKAKRDDPDLDVVVLERGEWVSYGACGLPYYVKGEVSDLEDLVAVPPESFVQERDIDLRTGHEATAIDTETRQVTVETETETYEQSYDHLLIATGARALEPPIDGLDRGGVFTLHSMAAGREIRAFVESEPDLERVAVIGGGYVGIEMAEAFRAHDLDVSLFEMLPQVLPTFGGAVGEAVAEELREQGVDLHLDTQVQRLAGDERVQAVETAEESVPVDAVLVGAGVVPNVELAEAAGIELGATGAVATDEYGRTSAPDVYAAGDVAEMDHVVTGEPTHVPLALTANRAGRAIGQTVAGDRTRVGDVAGTAVLKAFDLAAARTGLTDEGEASEAGFDPVSVSITAPSRAHYYPGGTDLEITMVGDRETGRLLGATIVGEEGVAKRIDTVATALHAGLTVEEVEYLDLAYAPPFSPTWDPVLTAAKVLGGKLG from the coding sequence ATGACGGAGACGTTCCTGATCGTGGGCGGTGACGCGGCGGGGATGAGCGCGGCGAGCAAAGCAAAGCGCGACGATCCCGACCTGGACGTCGTCGTCCTCGAACGGGGAGAGTGGGTCTCCTACGGCGCATGTGGTCTCCCCTACTACGTCAAGGGAGAGGTGTCCGATCTCGAGGATCTCGTCGCAGTGCCGCCGGAGTCGTTCGTCCAGGAGCGGGACATCGACCTCCGGACGGGCCACGAGGCGACGGCGATCGACACCGAGACCCGACAGGTAACCGTCGAGACCGAGACCGAGACCTACGAGCAGTCCTACGACCACCTCCTGATCGCGACCGGCGCGCGGGCGCTCGAACCGCCGATCGACGGTCTCGACCGCGGCGGCGTGTTCACCCTGCACAGCATGGCGGCCGGCCGGGAGATCAGAGCGTTCGTCGAGTCCGAACCGGACCTCGAACGCGTCGCGGTGATCGGCGGCGGGTACGTCGGCATCGAGATGGCCGAGGCCTTCCGGGCCCACGATCTCGACGTGTCGCTGTTCGAGATGCTCCCGCAGGTGCTTCCGACGTTCGGCGGAGCCGTCGGCGAGGCCGTCGCCGAGGAACTCCGCGAGCAGGGCGTCGACCTCCACCTCGACACGCAGGTACAGCGGCTGGCCGGCGACGAACGGGTCCAGGCCGTCGAGACCGCCGAAGAGTCAGTTCCCGTCGACGCCGTCCTCGTCGGGGCCGGTGTCGTCCCGAACGTCGAACTCGCCGAGGCCGCCGGGATCGAACTGGGGGCGACGGGCGCGGTCGCGACCGACGAGTACGGCCGGACCAGCGCCCCGGACGTCTACGCCGCGGGTGACGTCGCCGAGATGGACCACGTCGTGACGGGCGAGCCGACGCACGTCCCGCTGGCACTGACCGCAAACCGTGCGGGCCGGGCGATCGGCCAGACCGTCGCCGGCGATCGAACCCGGGTCGGCGACGTCGCAGGGACGGCCGTCCTGAAGGCGTTCGATCTGGCGGCCGCCCGGACCGGGCTCACCGACGAAGGCGAAGCCAGCGAGGCCGGCTTCGATCCCGTCTCGGTGTCGATCACCGCACCCTCGCGTGCGCACTACTACCCAGGGGGGACCGACCTGGAGATCACGATGGTCGGCGACCGCGAGACCGGCCGCTTGCTCGGCGCGACGATCGTCGGCGAGGAAGGCGTCGCCAAACGGATCGACACCGTCGCGACCGCTCTGCACGCCGGACTGACCGTCGAAGAGGTCGAGTACCTGGATCTGGCCTACGCGCCACCGTTCAGTCCGACGTGGGACCCCGTGTTGACGGCCGCGAAAGTGCTCGGCGGGAAACTGGGCTGA